The Salminus brasiliensis chromosome 8, fSalBra1.hap2, whole genome shotgun sequence genome has a window encoding:
- the LOC140561301 gene encoding gamma-glutamylaminecyclotransferase B-like isoform X1 has product MTHIFVYGTLKKGQPNYYRMLDIANGKSEFLGYASTVEKYPLVIAGKYNIPFLLNVPGMGQHVQGEIYSVDDQMLKFLDRFESCPQMYQRTRVLLKVEQCVEDGEGTPKLGITTEAFLYSTTTYMPDWLEKPTFSSYDSYGDHGLCYVTQEARDSD; this is encoded by the coding sequence ATGACGCATATTTTTGTGTACGGCACTCTGAAAAAAGGCCAGCCCAACTACTACAGGATGCTGGACATTGCTAATGGTAAATCTGAATTCCTAGGCTATGCTAGCACTGTTGAGAAATACCCACTGGTCATAGCAGGCAAGTACAACATTCCCTTTCTCCTCAATGTTCCTGGGATGGGCCAGCATGTCCAGGGAGAAATCTACAGTGTGGATGACCAGATGCTGAAGTTCTTGGACAGGTTTGAAAGCTGCCCACAAATGTATCAGCGAACACGTGTCCTACTCAAGGTGGAGCAGTGTGTTGAAGATGGAGAGGGGACCCCTAAATTGGGAATCACTACTGAGGCATTTCTCTATAGTACCACCACTTATATGCCTGATTGGCTTGAGAAGCCAACCTTCAGCAGCTATGATTCATATGGGGATCATGGTCTTTGTTATGTGACTCAGGAAGCAAGGGATTCTGACTAA
- the LOC140561301 gene encoding gamma-glutamylaminecyclotransferase C-like isoform X2: MTSHFCIPGLQSDVRRLILSILMTHIFVYGTLKKGQPNYYRMLDIANGKSEFLGYASTVEKYPLVIAGKYNIPFLLNVPGMGQHVQGEIYSVDDQMLKFLDRFESCPQMYQRTRVLLKVEQCVEDGEGTPKLGITTEAFLYSTTTYMPDWLEKPTFSSYDSYGDHGLCYVTQEARDSD, encoded by the exons ATGACCAGTCACTTTTGTATTCCAGGACTGCAGTCTGACGTCAGACGGTTAATTCTTTCAATTCTG ATGACGCATATTTTTGTGTACGGCACTCTGAAAAAAGGCCAGCCCAACTACTACAGGATGCTGGACATTGCTAATGGTAAATCTGAATTCCTAGGCTATGCTAGCACTGTTGAGAAATACCCACTGGTCATAGCAGGCAAGTACAACATTCCCTTTCTCCTCAATGTTCCTGGGATGGGCCAGCATGTCCAGGGAGAAATCTACAGTGTGGATGACCAGATGCTGAAGTTCTTGGACAGGTTTGAAAGCTGCCCACAAATGTATCAGCGAACACGTGTCCTACTCAAGGTGGAGCAGTGTGTTGAAGATGGAGAGGGGACCCCTAAATTGGGAATCACTACTGAGGCATTTCTCTATAGTACCACCACTTATATGCCTGATTGGCTTGAGAAGCCAACCTTCAGCAGCTATGATTCATATGGGGATCATGGTCTTTGTTATGTGACTCAGGAAGCAAGGGATTCTGACTAA